Genomic window (Primulina eburnea isolate SZY01 chromosome 8, ASM2296580v1, whole genome shotgun sequence):
CagtttatgttatctacaaggaatccagacattatattttcagtttctatgttatctacaaggaatccagatattatattttcagtttttatgttatctacaagaaacccAGTTATTTTATAATTCACCTGCATAGTCTACAAAGAGCTCAGCTATCCGATCTTAAatcacttggttttgtcaaacaccataaagggggaaattgttggaaacaagattctggagtttgacaaaacgtaaatcaatcaattaacaaaatatgaatcaactgatgtgcaCAAGCATATTCGGCAACTGAAGACATTTGACACAATGATACGAAGTAAAATGATCAGTTGAAAGTGATCAGTTAAAAACAGAATGTCttaaaagcttctcaactgaagacatcTCGGGAAAGACCAAAGGAGACAAACGAATTACAAGAGTgtcgcacctcgatcactacagcatagaacaatgtgtttcggctattgcatttaagacgccgtatcacaatcaatgaagagaacattacccaaggaatgatgaaaaagcaatcaacggatactagaattcaaatgcatatcaaagttaccgttgaaaaagaagtataaatataactgaagaacagcagatgAAGGAGTGACAATCATTCaaatcttaagcttgctgttactctgtcaaaatctcagctcactctcatttgaattactcgtagcaatcaaagctacaatctgagcttattagcactctctaaaaagttgttagactcaattgtgcaaatatcagttacgtaatgaaaacattgtgtataactaagagtttcagttttggcagttgtaagtccaaactgaagtgggtctgtacaagtattgtatttgatcaaagtcttttagtgaatatcctatccttgtgatagaaggggtgacgtaggagtaattaaattctccgaacatccagaaacaactcttgcatatttatttcagttttgtattctatctttcagtcagttactttccgcaactactccagtttaactgattgttgttgaccaacaagattccgagtttcagtttgacactaaactgaactcaaatattcttaaagaacaattttaaatgtgagtgtttattcaacccccccttctaaacactcttagtgtgataaccgatcctatcaatatgcatgcctggtttcgttttgaaagaaaacaaaagaacgagacgatacggcgcggaggaggtttTTCTACCTTTATTTttactcgatttttctctcctatcACCCCTCTGAATTCTCACGATTTTGACACTGAAAATGGCTCTTGTTTTCGGTGATGGAGACGAGAAATagtggttaggggagtgagggagaTGGGTGCACAATATATGGAacaaatcaagaccaagtccacttctttttgaattttgaatatttGTTGCTATCAAATGATTTTGTTGGAGGGATTATACAAGGGTATGGCCgatttcttcttgttttctAGACTAGGATATgtccattaattaattaattaaggtggacTAATAATAAAAGAAAGATTAGCATGttaactcaaaaaaaaaaaagaatgggtcaaaagggtgatgagttggcaaggaaTAGTCTATATATTAAGGgccgaaaattcacaaataaatgaaggggaaatgttgattatctagtaaattaataacccttaaaagcctcactaatcctttaattaatttagtgaattaaacccttaattattggacttaaatgaacttatttcctattcatctcaagtaattaaattaaatcctcaaacatcctttttaacttaaatgaacttacttgctagctaaaaattaaaattctggaaatgttttctaaatcttaaattttatctctaaactccaactccagtccggcgtcattgaattaaatgaaaagaataaaaattaaactgctggctaaaataattaacttcaaagaaaagcatttaaataatcatgcaatgaagtcaatttaatttaaaatactagaattatgcatgtcttatacgtagactgatttacgggttctacagtgACACACTTAAGGGTACCTATTAGCTTGCTAACCTCAAACTCTTTAACAGAGGCGAGGTTGTTCTCTACGGAGAGTCGTGCTTCGTGTCAGATTACACAATAGAGGCTCGGGACTCTTTATAAGCTATGATACTATTTTCTATCAGAAAAATCAATCCATTTGAGATATCAACTATAAGGACATATAAGGGTATTTTTGtctttttaagtaatttttaggTAGTAGAACCAAAATTTTTTAGTGTGGATGTCAAATTTAAAGTTTAGTTGGGTTTGAATATTTTTTCACAATTTACCCggttactttcactctttttttttttttaataaacctTTCCATCATCCCGTTTTCTTCATTTTCCCAATAGTTGAGGGGTAGCACTAGGAAATTAACTTCACTGCTTTTCTTTTTTGTCTGTCCAACAAATAGCTAAGCTCCACTCACACAAAACCCTCGTATTCTTCACTAAAGAGGAGGCCTCGTCTTCTCTTTTGTCCATCCCTCCCTCTGTTGAAAAACCACATTGAAGAAAAAGGAGAAACATGGGAGAGGAGAAGCCGAAATCAGCTGGAGTTTGGCCCACCGTGAAGCCCTTTGTTAATGGCGGTTGCTCTGGTATGCTTGCTACCTGTGTTATCCAGCCAATCGATATGATCAAGGtaatcgtttttttttttttggtataaGGACGcatttcatcttttttttttttgtaattatcTGATTTTTTATGATTAATTTTTTGTCGGAACTGGAAGAACGTTGGCTGCTTTGCTTGTTTCAGATCTTGGATCGAATCGGGTTTTCTAATTCTAAAATACGGTTTTTATATTCTTGAAAGACCCTCGAATAAGTTTTAGATTTTCTTTCATACCGTAATGGATTTTGTAGTTTTACTACCATTATGTGTTGATGCAAATGTTATTTCAACCACGATCTTGTTGAAAGATTGATTTGTGGGTTTATGTAGATCTGATAGTTCGATGGCTttgtattaaatttttaaacgtTGATGGTGATGAACTTAAACTCTTCTGGTGTTTGTATGCGCTGAAGGTCATACATCTATACTAAGTCTTTTGTCATGATTTCAGGTGAGAATTCAATTGGGCCAGGGATCAGCTGGGGAGGTTACGAAGAACATGCTTAAGAATGATGGCGTGGGTGCCTTTTACAAGGTCTGTTTGACATGGGCAGTCATTCAATATCTATTTGCTGTCAATGTGCTAAAAGATGAAACACATTTTTTGAGTCCTTATAATTTTTTCATCTTTCTGACTTTTACAAGGATTTAGTTATCATCCTGATAATTCCTATCCTTAAAACCAAATCATTAAAAGGTTCAAATCTAAACTTTAGGAGAAAACTCAGGTCATTTAGagagatgaatttgaaattcatggatttttaatatagttttattgctataattaaataataaatcaaaTCTCAAATCCAAGTATTTACACATTaataacaaaaaatagaatgaatttcaaataccTTTGTTATAAGGTGAAATTGAAATCTATTAATATGAAAAACTATATGGCATAGAAGGCAGGTGCATTTGAAACTGATGCATATAATTTGTTCTAAGTTTTTGTCCCTAAACATAGTAATcatttcaattcagtctcttAATCTTTCTATGACTTTGCTTGTGTTGTTGATCTTCTGCACAAAGTGAGACTGTCAGCTGCGAGTGTTCTGGTTGGTATTAAGATGAAGATATTTCTTGTGATGTTCAGGCATTTGTAGCAGCATTTTTGGTTTCTCGTGAAATTGATTGATTTTGTAACTCAAAATTATAAGACTACGTCGATTGAGTTTATGGATGTCATGTAGTTCATCGATCAACATGTTTTCTAGTATTGCTTCTACTGTACATAAAATTCCCCTATCATAATTCTCAAAATGATTATAGATATGTTGAATATACCAATAGGCAATGTGGGACATTAAAGAACCTGAGATTTATCTTCTTCAGTTTATGCTGCTTATGCATATGGGTTTTGATTCTAATTCACAGTCAGGTTTACTTTTCATTTTCAGCCTAAAGTTTTCCgtatttaaatttgattttcttCATGATGGCATATAGTTCAGCAATGCTGTAAATATATGCTTTTTAAGGTCAATGAAAATTATGAAATGGATATGCCCTCTTGCAGATATGTATGTATACTTCTACGAATTTGTGATATGAGATTCAAATTTAAAAGATACTGGCTTTGTCTTGATTCAACATGCGATATTCAGATATGAGCCACGTACTTTATTTTTTTGCCTTATCTTgattgtatttttattatttctacaGGGATTGTCAGCTGGGCTTCTTAGACAAGCTACGTATACAACTGCGAGGCTTGGGTCATTTAAGTGAGTATTATGAACAATGCAGCTCTCATGGTATATTGCATCCTTGTTTATGGTTGGTTGACATGACATTTCGGATAAACTAGGGTGTTGTTTATGAGTTACATTGATTGTGCTTTTGATGGCCGTCTCTTTTGTTACCAGTTTTTTATGTTTCTGATACTAGCAATCACTGTGTCATTCCTGGCATGGACACCATTGTTTATGTTTTAAGAACACATCCAATCAAATGAGAAATTTTCTTTCctgtccaattttttttttattttttttgtttagcTTATCAACAAAGAAGAATGGAAGCACCACAATTTGTTaaccaaataaagatccgtttTCACCGTCctaattatttttctttatacTACCTCCGTCACAATCATATAGTCCACGTTTCCTTTTTTCCGTCTTTCCACATTTAATAAACTAATATACTCCTATTTAATGTGTATAATTGTATTCAATTTTCATTTACTTGTTTTCCCAATATCATTAATTTTCCAATAGTTTTATTAATATGTGTGGAAAAACAAAGTTAATTGGGATGGAGGGAGTAGCTTATTGACGAAGAGAATGAACACACTACAATTTGTTACGATTACCTGCCCTACTAGTGCAACCTTTCTACTAGAAATCGCACGCATGTTAGCTCGGTCTTCGCATGTGCAGGTTTGGTTGTATTTTTTGGTTCAGAATTTTAGATCTTTCTATGTGCTTTCATAGTCATtgtaaatattaataaaattgacTGATTAAGAAACTTGGCTATAAGATGTTACATTTCATCCCAAGGTATTTATATTTCTTTGAATTAAAAGGAGCATCAAAAGGAAAATGAAGCGAGGAACGGGAAAGGATAATCTTCTTCACAATCCTAAGTTTTTTAACTTTCATTAGTTCTGGAGGCGGATCAGTTTTCAAGTTGTTGGTACTAGGTAATTGACTGTTCATTTTGGTGGGTCTTTGTAGCAAGAAAGTGAAATGGATGAAGCAATTAACTAATACAGAAACTCATCGTTAAGCACGGGGTTTGTCTCTTGCTGTTGAAGTTTAATTTACGTAGGTTTCATCAATAATATTTGTTTGTAGCCAGTTAATTGAATTGCTAAAACTGCTAGGTGATTTGACtgataaaataattgaatttaCGCTGATGTGAAGCTTAACTTAAGAATTCCTTCTCAGAACCAGCTCTTGCAGCTTTTTTATAAGTTACATTCTTCAAGTAAGAGGCTTTGTGGAGGAAAAGGCGCTGGCATTAGTAGATCATCATATCTTTTTAGCATTTGGTGCATCATCTGAATCAGATATCTGGCAACATATGTTTCGTCTATCTGGAACTTTGAATACAACACAATATTTATTCAATTTCTGACCGCATGAGTTGTCTTAAAGCTAATTAAAATACATGGAACTCCTTTATAATAGAGGAAATACTGGAAATGTATGTAatcttttataatttaaataatgtaAGACAGCATTTCCTCTGACTTCTTTCTGACATAGGATTTTGACAAACAAAGCACTAGAAGCCAATGATGGAAAGCCCCTCCCACTTTATCAAAAAGCTCTTTGTGGGTTGACTGCAGGAGCTATTGGAGCAACAGTTGGTAGTCCTGCAGATCTAGCCCTCATACGCATGCAGGCAGATGCAACATTACCCATTGCCCAGCGGCGGAATTACACAAATGCCTTTCATGCACTTTATCGTATTGTTGCTGATGAAGGGGTGTTAGCCCTCTGGAAAGGTGCTGGCCCTACTGTGGTAAGGGCTATGGCACTTAACATGGGTATGCTTGCTTCTTATGATCAAAGTGTGGAGTTCTTCAAGGACTCTCTTGGTTTTGGTGAGGCTGCTACAGTTGTAGGTGAGAGACTCTGACTCTATACTAGCAGTACCTTTTTCTCTGTCATGTTGGAGATAGGAGTGTCAAAAATATGTGTAGGGTTGGGGGATTTAGGGTACGGCCCAGATCTGGTTGGACCTGAATTCTGACCCGAAAAAAATTGGGTCGGGTCGTGTTGACCTGAATTAAAAATTGGCAagaacttgtatgagacggtctcatgggtcctattttgtgagacggatatcttatttgagtcatcaatgaaaaattattactttttatgctaagaatattacttttattgtgaatatcagtaggattgatccgtctcacagataaagattcgtgagaccgtctcacaagagacttccTATTAAAAATTAGGCCAACCATCATCGTGAACCCACCCTacccatttatatatatatatatatatatatatatatatatatatatatatatatatatataattttagggCAAGTCCAACTACCGAGGAATCACATTTTCATTTTTCCCTTCagcctttatatatatatatatatatatatatatatatatataattttagggCAAGTCCAACTACCGAGGAATCACATTTTCATTTTTCCCTTCAGCCTTCTATTTTTTTGAAGGTTTGACTtgtacaaaaaaatataaaacaatAGAGAAGTGGAGTTTGAAACTGGAACGTTACTATTtgatgtttgaaatttttttaattatatattgatATAATAAATTCTCATCTAAATTCATGCTTTTTTTGTGGAGTAATTAATAGTTTAGACAATTAGActcttaaatttaaataattaaatccaTGAAACATAATTCTCATATTTAGGCGAGATTTTGTTGTTACGTGTTTAAAGTaagatattgtataattattttgtgatttgaatttatatttaattattttgttaaagaataaaagaataatGTTGCATAGTTAAAAATCATGTCGGAATGTTTCAGGTTCGGGTTTGGGTTTATAGTTTTGGGCGGATGGGAATTTTTTAGTACCCTTGCTTCAACCCGACCCGAAGTCATTAGATCCATCAGAATTGACAGCTCTAGTCGGAGAGCATTCTTGAAACCTCtcgttttgttatttttttattaagttCAAGTTTTTTACCATTTTTTCAGGGGCTAGTACTGTATCAGGATTCTTTGCTTCAGCCTGTAGTTTACCATTTGATTATGTGAAAACCCAAATACAGAAAATGCAGCCGGATGCTGAGGGGAAGTATCCGTACACTGGTTCTCTAGATTGTGTCATGAAAACATTGAAGTCAGGCGGACCCTTCAAATTCTACACTGGATTCCCAGTATACTGTGTTAGAATTGCCCCTCATGTTATGGTACTTTCTGTCTCTATATACCAGCGGTACTCTCTATTAAATgtattttatcagtatttaaaACATCCACCGAGTCctgataaaaaattaatataaaatctgCTCTTGGAATTTCTTACAGTGTTGCTTGTGTTCTTGCAGATGACCTGGATATTCCTGAACCAGATTCAGAAGGTTGAAAAGTCTGTTGGGTTGTAAACTCGAAGAGGACCACCATTGATGTTGTGGCCTTTGATCAAATAATGAAATTTCACTATATTGTATTAGGTTTTTTGGTCGAAAATCATATCCCCAAAGATTGTTGGGTAATCTTATAGCAATTGAATGAATTTTTGTACGGATATGAGTCATAGTAGGATAGGGATATGGATTTATCAGGTGATTGTGGGGGGAGGTTTATTTGTTTGCGAATTCGGATTGTTTTCGACAAAAATAATCTGCGGACTCTGATATACAGATAAGAGAGTACGGAGTGGGAGTCGTTTTAGCGATAAACACACTTGGTGTGGCGCATTCAGTAGCTGTGAAATATCATTGTTGTCTTGTTGGTATTTGAAATTTAACTTATTCAAtgctaaaaaaattatttatttcaaattaCCTCGAGGCTTCAACTGCAGGATTAGAAGAGCTAAAAAAATGTTAGGGCTTCAGAGCTATTGATTTgtatatatcaaatcagattcaTAAATATGTTCTTTTCCTTTCATGCTCAATCAAATTATCATCTGGATAATTTCATAAAATCCATATGGAGTTATgatgaaatatataatttagGTTATTTATCAATTGCTACTGTCAAAATTTGTATCATACTTGTTAGAGATATATAAAATCCTTTAACGTAGTTTAAATACGGTATTTTGAAacatttaattgattttaaatgtttaaacgATACATAGTATATGATGGAAGGTCTAAGCGTGtgttttcatgaaatttaatgattttatttgaATATTCGACAATAGGATGTGGAAAAGAGACCGGGGTCGATcgagataatattttttttttgggataaaTGTTTTAAGACttgttaatatgattaaaatgtTCTACAAATGATgaagttcaaattattttacgagacgagcTCGATTTTATCCGTGAAGCCGGTTTTAGTCAAACAAATGACTTTTAAAGgcccaaaaattattatttttggaaaaaatatttttgaactttttattttttcaattaaatacgTATTAATGTGCCTAATTTAACTAAGACTAGTAGGCCTAGTTATTCTTAAACAAAAAAGCCCAAAACCCCAACCAATAAAAAtaagattttcgaaaataataaagAAGAAACACTAGGGTTCTAAGGAGCCATTCAACCGTCCACTTGCACACACAACACCCACAAATTTTCGAACCTAGGAGAGGAAAATTCAAGGATTCTCGTTGCCCGTTCGTCACTCTTCGCAACCTACGCCAACAGTCGAATATTCGAGTGTTTTAACGCAAAGACACGCTACTAAACCTTTCTTTTGCATGATTCAAATCATATTCTGCAtgttttatgtattttaatatgaaaaatatttagtATAAATTGTTTAacgttttgatgtttgttttcgaagttttgatgattttacgaTTTGTTTGAGAATGTTATGAATTCTAAGGGATATGCTGTCCATATAAGACGTTAAAGCGCTAGGAAAAGTGTCGTTTAAGGGACAACACGAGGGCTGGATGAGCA
Coding sequences:
- the LOC140839365 gene encoding mitochondrial dicarboxylate/tricarboxylate transporter DTC, coding for MGEEKPKSAGVWPTVKPFVNGGCSGMLATCVIQPIDMIKVRIQLGQGSAGEVTKNMLKNDGVGAFYKGLSAGLLRQATYTTARLGSFKILTNKALEANDGKPLPLYQKALCGLTAGAIGATVGSPADLALIRMQADATLPIAQRRNYTNAFHALYRIVADEGVLALWKGAGPTVVRAMALNMGMLASYDQSVEFFKDSLGFGEAATVVGASTVSGFFASACSLPFDYVKTQIQKMQPDAEGKYPYTGSLDCVMKTLKSGGPFKFYTGFPVYCVRIAPHVMMTWIFLNQIQKVEKSVGL